The following coding sequences are from one Salvia hispanica cultivar TCC Black 2014 chromosome 3, UniMelb_Shisp_WGS_1.0, whole genome shotgun sequence window:
- the LOC125214203 gene encoding classical arabinogalactan protein 1-like produces MARQIIVIALISLAAFAAVVSAQSPASAPSKSTAAPIAAPKSAPVPFAAAPAPKAAASNATGAGIADDETDPPIPSDEPTESPADSPADSPDASDDGSSTDSSDQTLPAAGGAASLEFSAAVGATAAAGYFLM; encoded by the coding sequence atggccCGCCAAATAATTGTGATCGCGTTGATCTCACTCGCCGCCTTCGCCGCTGTCGTCTCGGCCCAATCTCCGGCCTCCGCGCCATCTAAATCCACCGCAGCCCCCATCGCTGCGCCAAAATCTGCACCGGTGCCATTCGCAGCCGCCCCAGCCCCGAAGGCGGCAGCTTCCAACGCCACCGGAGCGGGAATCGCCGACGACGAGACCGATCCTCCGATCCCCTCCGATGAGCCCACCGAGTCTCCGGCTGACTCTCCGGCCGACTCTCCTGATGCCTCCGATGATGGATCATCCACCGACTCGAGTGACCAGACGCTGCCGGCAGCTGGCGGTGCCGCCTCATTGGAGTTCTCTGCCGCCGTCGGCGCCACCGCGGCCGCCGGATACTTCCTTATGTAA
- the LOC125214201 gene encoding BAG family molecular chaperone regulator 3-like, producing MMKLRSKRFSKSNAKLGGGVSPAAGSGGEIKWELRPGGMLVQKRDSQENGGVGEETMITIRVSTVSKWHDLPIQATSTFGELKILLSILTKLEPHEQRLLFKGKERDDNEHLHMVGVRDKDKVLMLEDPAIKEGKLLGLTRTRIIGGPPYCPISV from the exons atgatgaaattaaGATCAAAGCGATTCTCCAAAAGCAACGCTAAGCTTGGCGGCGGAGTAAGCCCCGCCGCCGGCAGCGGCGGAGAAATCAAATGGGAGCTCAGGCCCGGCGGCATGCTTGTTCAGAAAAGAGATAGTCAAGAAAACGGCGGCGTCGGAGAAGAGACGATGATCACCATTAGAGTCTCAACTGTCTCTAAATGGCACGATTTGCCAATCCAAGCCACTTCCACATTTG gGGAATTAAAGATTCTATTATCAATATTGACCAAATTGGAACCCCATGAGCAAAGATTACTATTcaaagggaaagagagagatgataATGAACACTTGCACATGGTTGGTGTAAGAGATAAGGATAAAGTTCTCATGTTAGAAGATCCGGCTATCAAAGAAGGCAAGCTACTCGGGTTGACCCGGACCCGGATCATTGGAGGCCCGCCTTATTGCCCAATTAGTGTCTAA
- the LOC125214196 gene encoding WD repeat-containing protein 74 yields the protein MPRTTTVESSGCPPLRALTCDALGLIKVVEARGGQNGDAAKVVERWGEPDASKCVLSASILDRESHPLIGIARKSGSVEIISAINGDLQVQIPDLCQPEDDSIVGVHLLQKHKSDSSSRSCALLASTTKGHVRMESVKLGKTPEKSVRDPSPTVWNVCGSGNILYSKVSEDENHALFGGKGVEVNLWDLHKQEKIWTAKSPPKDSLGIFTPTWFTCATFLSKDDHRKFVAGTNSHQVRLYDISAQRRPVISIDFRETAIKAVSEDIDGNTIYVGNGSGDLATFDIRTGKLLGCFIGKCAGSIRAIARHPELPVVASCGLDSYLRIWDVQTRQLLSAVYLKQHLTSVVFDSHFRSEAPAPQVETAAEEDKAEATPVKRKKEHRGTKKAKSKSSKRSKHDD from the exons ATGCCGCGTACAACGACAGTCGAGAGTTCCGGCTGCCCTCCGCTTCGAGCCTTAACCTGTGATGCTCTCGGCCTCATCAAAG TTGTAGAGGCCCGTGGGGGGCAGAATGGAGATGCTGCTAAAGTGGTGGAACGATGGGGCGAGCCGGACGCCTCCAAATGTGTGCTTTCAGCTTCAATTCTTGATCGAGAGTCTCATCCG CTGATCGGTATTGCAAGGAAATCCGGATCT GTTGAAATTATTAGTGCTATAAATGGGGATCTTCAAGTTCAAATTCCGGATCTATGTCAGCCTGAGGATGATTCCATTGTTGGAGTGCATTTGTTGCAAAAGCATAAATCAGACTCGTCATCTAG GTCATGCGCATTGCTCGCCTCTACAACTAAAGGACACGTGAGAATGGAATCTGTTAAATTAGGCAAAACTCCAGAAAAATCTGTTCGTGACCCTTCTCCAACAGTGTGGAATGTATGTGGATCGGGTAATATTTTGTACTCAAAAGTGAGTGAAGATGAAAACCATGCCTTGTTCGGAGG GAAGGGTGTTGAAGTTAACTTATGGGATCTTCACAAACAAGAGAAGATCTGGACTGCGAAATCC CCCCCTAAAGACAGCCTTGGAATTTTCACACCAACTTGGTTTACATGTGCAACCTTTTTGAGTAAAGACGATCATAGAAAATTTGTTGCCGGGACCAACTCTCATCAG GTTCGGCTCTATGATATCTCTGCTCAGAGAAGGCCTGTGATTTCAATTGATTTCAGAGAAACCGCCATTAAGGCTGTTTCCGAAGATATCGATGGAAACACAATATATGTAGGAAATGGCTCAGGCGACCTTGCTACCTTTGATATTCGTACAG GGAAACTTCTTGGATGCTTCATCGGGAAATGTGCCGGAAGTATAAGAGCCATTGCTAGGCACCCTGAGCTACCTGTGGTTGCGTCCTGTG GGCTTGATAGCTACTTGCGAATTTGGGATGTACAGACGCGACAGCTTCTCTCAGCG GTTTACTTAAAACAACATCTCACAAGTGTTGTCTTCGATTCCCATTTTCGTAGCGAAG CTCCCGCACCACAAGTCGAAACTGCAGCAGAAGAAGATAAAGCAGAAGCAACACCAGTGAAACGGAAGAAGGAGCATCGCGGAACTAAGAAGGCGAAATCAAAGAGTAGCAAGAGGTCGAAGCACGATGATTGA